Within the bacterium genome, the region CGTCGCTTTCACCCAGGAGGAGGGGGCGGTCCACGAGCCGGTCAAGACCCGTTTCGGCTGGCACGTCATCCGGACGGTCAAGAAAAAGGACCAGAACTGCTACCTGCGCCTGATCGAATTCAAGGTGCCGCTGAGCCAAGAGGACCTGGCGCGGGCCCGCAAAGTGGCCGAGCAGGCCAGGCGGCAGGCCCTTTCCGGTGAGCAGCTCGAAAAAATTGCCGCCGAGCTGAACTCCACCTCCGAAGCCGAGGTGAGCTATTCCAAGCCCTACGAAGTGCGGAAGAGACTGCTTCTGCCGCAGATTGCCGAAAAGATAGAGAAACTGGACGCGGGTGACATCTCGGAGCTGATAAGCGGAGACAGCAACTACTATTTTATCCGCCTTATGGAGAAATGAACCAAGGGTTTACCTCTCCAAGGGCTTGCCGTTTAGGAACTTTTCGGATAGATTCTGACTTCGGGGCCCCGCGGCCGTCCTGACAGGTCACGCAGCGCCGCCATCGCATACAGGCAACGCCGCCCCCCCGTTCCGTAAATACTCCGCCCTGCAGTTCCATTTGTGCTCTCCCTTGATCGGTTTTCCCCGAAATTTTTGCCGAACCTTGTCCTTGCATGGTATTTAGAGTTACAATCATTGTAAATGTACTTTTCTCTGTGATAAGAATCGGATTGAATCCTTCCTCCGGCCGGAAAGCACATGACCAGGACCCCCAGGATACAGGGACCGGAACATAGTCCGGGCTCAGCACAAGCCCGTGAGATGCCCCGGATCTCTCCCGAGAATAACAAAAGGCTGCTTGAACTGTTCCTGACCCAGTCGCGGGAGGGAGTGTTCCTGCTCACTTTCGATCCTCCGCTGAACTGGGCCCAGGCTAAGAACAAGGCCCGGGCCCTGGAGTCGGCGATCGAGCGCCACCGTCTGGCCCGCGCCAACGATGTGCTGCTGCTCCGGCTCGGCCTGAATGCAGGCGAGGTCGAGTCGCTGCACCTGAAAGACCTGCTCCCTCCGGATGAGTGGTCGCGGACTGAATTCTGGCATGAGCTTTTCGACCAGGGCAGCCGCAGATTCCACTGGGCGACCGGGACGGAGCTGCCGGGACAGCCGGCCGGACTGGAGGGGGAGTGTTTCTGTCTGTACGAGGCCGGGGGTCTGATAAGCGGTGTCTGCGGGATTATCCGCGAGGACGCCGCCCCGGACGCGAGAAAGACCAGTCCCGGGGAAATAGAAAGCCTCTACCGCCTGCTCTCCGAGAACACCACCGACCTGATCTCGCGCCACAGCGACGAGGGAGTGTTCCTCTACCTTTCGCCGGCCTGTGAGAACCTGCTCGGCTACTGCCCGGAAGAGCTCCTGGGCGACTCGATCTACAACTATTTCCATCCCGATGACCTGAACACGGTCATCCGCGCGCATTCCAACATTCTCCGCAAATCCGAACACTACACGATCCGCTACCGAATCCGGCACAAGGACGGTCACTACGCGTGGTTCGAGACCACGAACCGGACCATCCGCGACCCGAAAAGCGGCAAGACACGCGAAATTATCGCGGTCTCGCGGGACATAAGCGACCGGGTTCTGGTGGAGACCCGTCTGCGCGAAAGCGAGAACCTTTCGCGCACCATGCTCGACGCCACCACGGACTCGGCGTTCCTGTTCGACACGCGGGCGGTGTGCCTGGCGGTCAACAACATCGGCGCCAGCCGCCTGAACCGCAAGCCGGAGGAGATAGTCGGCCGCAGCATGGCCGATTTATTCCCCTCCCCGGTTTACGAGTTCCGGCAAAAGATTTTCGACAGCGTGATAAGCCGTAGGGAAAGCATGCGGGTCCAGGATGAGCGCCAGGGGTTCCATTTCGACACTTTCTATTCCCCCATCCTGGATGATCAGGGTGAGGTGACGATGGTGGCGCTGTTCGCCCAGGACATCACCGAGCGCGTGGGCTACGAGCAGAAACTGAAGCTGTTCGAGAAAGTGTTCGAGAACACGCTGGAGGGAATCCTGATCACCGACTCCGCCGCGAACATCCTGGCGGTGAACGCCTCTTTCCAGACCATTACGGGGTACTCGTCCGAGGAGGTGACAGGACGTAACCCGAGCCTTCTGCGCTCCGACCGCCACGATGCCGAGTTCTTCAGCCGGATGTGGAACAGCCTGCTCCAGAGCGGCTACTGGTCCGGTGAGATATGGAACCGCAGGAAGAGCGGCGAGGCCTATCCCGAATGGCTTTCGATCAGCGCCATCCGCGACCGTCACGACAAGCCGGTGCAGTACGTGGCTGTGTTCCACGATATAACCGAGGTCAAGCACAAGGAAGAGCAGATACGGATACAAGCCTATTACGACGCCCTGACCGGCCTGCCCAACCGCAGCCTGCTCAAGGACCGCTTGAGCGTGGCCATCTCCCACGCCCAGCGGACCCGTCAGAAACTGGCGGTCATTTTCATCGACCTGGACAATTTCAAGCATGTCAACGACAGCCTGGGGCACCAGGCCGGCGACCAGCTCCTGCTGGGCGTGGCCGACCGCCTGCGCCGCCTGACCCGTCGCGAGGACACGGTCTCGCGTCTTAGCGGGGACGAGTTCCTGGTGGTGATGACCGAGCTGACCGATGAGCGCTACGCCCTGCTGGCCGTGGAAAGGATACTGGAGGAGTTCCAGAAGCCTTTCCGGATCAGCGACCACGAGCTGCTGGTGACCACCAGTATCGGGATCGCTTTCTTCCCGGAGGACAGCACCGAGCCGGAAGACCTGATCCGCTGCGCCGACATCGCGATGTACCAGGCCAAGAAACAGGGCAAGAACAATTTCCGCCTCTTCACCAACGAGATGAACGAAAAGGTGATCCAGAGGCTCTCGCGGGAGGAAAACCTGCGACGGGCCCTGGATCAGGATGAGCTGCGGGTCTATTTCCAGCCGCGCCTGAACGCCGCCAGCGGGAAGGTCGGAGGCATGGAGGCACTCTCGCGCTGGGTCAAGCCGGACGGGCAGGTGATCGGACCGGAAAACTACATCTCCCTGGCCGAGGAAACCGGCTTGATCCTGCCTCTGGGTGAGCGGGTGATCGAGCTGGCCTGCCAGGAGACCATGAAACTGGCCGCGGCGGGCTACCCCGACCTGCGCCTGGGGGTGAACCTGTCCCCCCGCCAGTTCAGCCAGAAAAAAATCCTGGAGAAGATCAAGGACATCCTCGCAAGGACCTCTTTCCCGCCCACGCGCCTGGTGGTGGAGATCACCGAGAGCACCCTGTTCGAGGACGTGGAGCGGACCAACAACCTGCTGGTTGAGCTGTCGGAGCTGGGGGTCAGCCTCGCGGTCGATGATTTCGGCACGGGCTATTCCTCGCTCAACCGTCTGAAACGCCTTCCCATCGACGAGCTCAAGGTGGACCGCTCCTTCGTGATGGACCTGGAGCAGGACCCGGATGACGCCTGTATCGTGCGGACCATCATCAATATGGCCAAGGGGCTGCGGATGAGAGTGACCGCCGAGGGGGTGGAGACTCCCGGACAGCTCGATTTCCTGGTCAAGAGCGGCTGTGATGAGGTGCAGGGGTTCCTGTTCGGACGGCCGATGCCGCCGGAGAAATTCTTCGCCTATCTCAGGGAAAAAGACGCCCAGGCGCGATGAACAGGCCGTCTCGGCAGGACACGCGGTAACGGAAAGGGGCACGCTTTCGAGCGTGCCCCTTTGTCATGGATCAGAATCCGATCTAATCCGGTTGTTAACCTGTAGGGGCGCACCCATGTGTGCGCCCGGGCGGCCACACGGGGCCGCCCCTACATCGGCTTGCGCGAATCGGAGGACAGCCTGTCCGCTTGTTCACGCCTGGTATTTCTGCAGCAGCTTCTTGCAGGCCAGCACACCCTCGTGCGGGGCGGGCTCGCCGCTGTACTCGATGCCGAAGAACCCGTGGTAGCCGCTGTCCAGGCTGATCTTGACCAGACGGTCGAGGTCGTAGGCCGGATGGGTGCCATCCGGTAGGAAATCCATGCATTTGACGCTCACGCCCTTGGCGTAGGGCATCACCATCTGAAGCGCCTTGTAGGGGTCGGTCCCCTTCTCGAAATTGCCGTAGTCCGGGAGCAGCCCGAAGCGCGGGTGGTCCACCTGCTTGACCAGCGCGACCATGCACTCGGGGATCGAGGAGAAGGAGCCGTGGTTTTCGACCATCACGTTCATCCCGGCCTGGTCGGCGTACAGGCAGAGCTCGTGGTAGCTCTCGGCCGCGCGCTTGACCTTCTCCTCATCCGTGCCCGGGGTG harbors:
- a CDS encoding EAL domain-containing protein, translated to MPRISPENNKRLLELFLTQSREGVFLLTFDPPLNWAQAKNKARALESAIERHRLARANDVLLLRLGLNAGEVESLHLKDLLPPDEWSRTEFWHELFDQGSRRFHWATGTELPGQPAGLEGECFCLYEAGGLISGVCGIIREDAAPDARKTSPGEIESLYRLLSENTTDLISRHSDEGVFLYLSPACENLLGYCPEELLGDSIYNYFHPDDLNTVIRAHSNILRKSEHYTIRYRIRHKDGHYAWFETTNRTIRDPKSGKTREIIAVSRDISDRVLVETRLRESENLSRTMLDATTDSAFLFDTRAVCLAVNNIGASRLNRKPEEIVGRSMADLFPSPVYEFRQKIFDSVISRRESMRVQDERQGFHFDTFYSPILDDQGEVTMVALFAQDITERVGYEQKLKLFEKVFENTLEGILITDSAANILAVNASFQTITGYSSEEVTGRNPSLLRSDRHDAEFFSRMWNSLLQSGYWSGEIWNRRKSGEAYPEWLSISAIRDRHDKPVQYVAVFHDITEVKHKEEQIRIQAYYDALTGLPNRSLLKDRLSVAISHAQRTRQKLAVIFIDLDNFKHVNDSLGHQAGDQLLLGVADRLRRLTRREDTVSRLSGDEFLVVMTELTDERYALLAVERILEEFQKPFRISDHELLVTTSIGIAFFPEDSTEPEDLIRCADIAMYQAKKQGKNNFRLFTNEMNEKVIQRLSREENLRRALDQDELRVYFQPRLNAASGKVGGMEALSRWVKPDGQVIGPENYISLAEETGLILPLGERVIELACQETMKLAAAGYPDLRLGVNLSPRQFSQKKILEKIKDILARTSFPPTRLVVEITESTLFEDVERTNNLLVELSELGVSLAVDDFGTGYSSLNRLKRLPIDELKVDRSFVMDLEQDPDDACIVRTIINMAKGLRMRVTAEGVETPGQLDFLVKSGCDEVQGFLFGRPMPPEKFFAYLREKDAQAR